The Bacillaceae bacterium IKA-2 DNA window CATTTCAAGCGAACTTCCCGAGATTACACCTCGACCTTCTCCAGCAAAACCGATATTAGGAGCACCTGAGTTGTTAGAAACCCTGAAAAGGTTATCTCCAGATTTTGTTAAACCACCTGTGTTATTAAACGTCGCCATCGCCAATTGACCTAAGATGCGAACTTCACCGTTGGTGTAAACTCCATTGATTTCTCCTGTTTGTGAGATATTGAAGCTTTCTAAATAGCCTTCAAAGTTACCGTCAATTTCATCGACATCGGCGGTGTTAGAGCCTGCAAATTGAGTTAAAGAAGTTAAATCAATATTAAAATTGAAAGCTGCTGCCCCGCTAATTGCGGTAGGATTAAAAGTCAAAGGTGCAATTTGACCACCTGTTAACAATGCTCCCGTTGCCCCATCAAAAGTAATATTACCATTCCCTAGAGATGCTGCATTTCCAACCTGATTAACAGCATACCCCCATGCATTTGTTCCATTTTTCGTGAGAACTATTTCAACATCATGCGTAGCACCTAGTGGATCAACCACTTTATATTGGACTGTTACCGAATTGTTTGGTGCTTGGGCTTCTGCATCCAAATTCCCTTTAAAGCCGATCGCCGTTGTTGCTTGTGGTGGAATAACTTCGCCTGATTCAATTCTCAAATCCCCAAAATTATTCTGGTTAATTCCATTCCCAGCAGCATTTGGTTGATAACCTTGTACCTTTAAGCCGTCACCCGTTACTAAAGTGCCTTGGCGATCTAAATAAAAGTTTCCAGCACGTGTATATGATGAAAGGTCACCATCATTAACGATGAAAAACCCATCCCCTGAAATCCCTAAGTCAAGGGCTCGTCCAGTTGTTTGCAAACTTCCTTGGGTGTGAATAGTGTCGATAGTTGCCAGCGTACCCCCTAAACCAATTTGCCGCGGGTTCGTACCGCCGCGGTTGTCTGTTGGGTTACTAGACCCTGCTAGCTGTTGACTAACTAAATCTTTAAACGTTGTTCGGCCCTTTTTAAAGCCAAAAGTATTTACGTTAGCGATATTATTACCGATTACATCAAGCTTAGTTTGAAAATTTTTCATTCCACCAATTCCAGAATACATTGAACGTATCATGTTTTTCCTCCTTTGATAATTGCTTCAATCAGTCAGCAATTTTCGGCTTCCTTTCGGTCCAGCCATTAATCCATTAAAATCGTGCCATTAATATTTGTAAAAATTTGTGATTTGGCTTCATTCCGGTCCATAACTGTAATAACTGTATTATTTTTCGCACTAACAACAAGGGCTGCATCTTTTAAGACAACTAATGATTCATGAACACCCTTTGTCTTAGCTTCTTGAACCTTTGTCGATATTTGCGACCATTTTTCTTGGTCTATTTCAATTCCTCGGTCTTGAAGCCTTTTTTGGGCATGCTTACTTAT harbors:
- a CDS encoding TIGR02530 family flagellar biosynthesis protein translates to MVSKIQSYHLHQLPKPTSVTKKQGTPVTQFKDILQQRLVDTSELKISKHAQKRLQDRGIEIDQEKWSQISTKVQEAKTKGVHESLVVLKDAALVVSAKNNTVITVMDRNEAKSQIFTNINGTILMD
- a CDS encoding flagellar hook protein FlgE; translation: MIRSMYSGIGGMKNFQTKLDVIGNNIANVNTFGFKKGRTTFKDLVSQQLAGSSNPTDNRGGTNPRQIGLGGTLATIDTIHTQGSLQTTGRALDLGISGDGFFIVNDGDLSSYTRAGNFYLDRQGTLVTGDGLKVQGYQPNAAGNGINQNNFGDLRIESGEVIPPQATTAIGFKGNLDAEAQAPNNSVTVQYKVVDPLGATHDVEIVLTKNGTNAWGYAVNQVGNAASLGNGNITFDGATGALLTGGQIAPLTFNPTAISGAAAFNFNIDLTSLTQFAGSNTADVDEIDGNFEGYLESFNISQTGEINGVYTNGEVRILGQLAMATFNNTGGLTKSGDNLFRVSNNSGAPNIGFAGEGRGVISGSSLEMSNVDLSEEFTEMIVAQRGFQANTKMITTSDEILQELVNLKR